AAGTATCCCATATCATTGCTTCGAATATAGATCAGGCATTTCTGATCGCCACCCTGGCGATGCCCAGGACATCCACCGGATTTATTGACCGATTTTTAGTCACAGCTGAGGCGTATCATATTCCTGCCAGTATTGTATTTAATAAGATTGATCTGTATGATGATAAACTGTGGACGATTCATAACTATTTGAAGCATATCTATTCATCGGTTGGTTATGGTGTTTATGAAGTGTCGGCATTACATGGTGATGGCATCATACCACTGGTCACTTCGATGAAGGACCGGTCAAGCTTATTTGCAGGCCACTCCGGAGTCGGGAAAACGGCTCTGATAAATGCCATAGAACCGGCCCTTGACCTTAAGACCAGAGAAATCTCATCGTATCATCATAAAGGAATGCACACAACAACCTTTGCAGAGATGTATGAATTGTCGGCAGGTGGCTTCATCATAGATACTCCTGGTATCAAAGAGTTTGGACTTATTGATTTCAGAAAAGTGGAAGTGGCAGAAAGGTTCCCTGAAATGCGTGCGTTAATGCATGGCTGTCAGTTTCATAACTGCACACATGTCCATGAACCCAAATGCGCGGTCATCAAAGCATTGAAGGAGGGTACAATAGATCCTGCACGTTATAAAAGCTACCTAAGCATCCTGAATGATGAATGGGATGAAACCGATACAGATTTTTCCTAAATTCAGATATTATGCGCGCTGTAATTCAACGAGTCACTGAGGCCCATGTCGAGGTAAATGGCGAAGTAACAGGCAGGATTAGCAATGGTCTGCTGGTTTTACTCGGTATTGAGGAGTCAGATAATGAAGAGGATATCGAATGGCTTGCGGGTAAAATCGTCCGGCTGAGGATATTTGCTGATCATCAGGGAGTAATGAATATCCCGATAACGGAAACAGGGGGGGATATTTTACTCGTGAGCCAATTCACTCTCCATGCCAGCACGAAAAAAGGTAACAGGCCTTCGTATATTCGCTCGGCTAAGCCGGAAATCGCCATACCTCTGTATGAAAAAGTCAAACAACGTATTGAGGAACTTCTGGGTTCACAGGTACAAACTGGTATATTCGGTGCCTATATGAAAGTACATCTGGTGAATGATGGCCCGGTCACTATCTGGATGGATACGAAAAGCAGAGAATAAGAGACAACAGCCCTTCAGAATGTGATTTCTTTAAAAGAAGAATCGCATGCCGGCACTGGGCATAAATGGAAGTTGGTCTACCCGTTCCCCGGTAATGCGGTCAATATAGAATACATTGTTCCTGTTATACAGATTGGTAACACCCACTGTCGCTTCCAATCTGGCATATCTCCCGAAATGAAAACGTCGTAAAAGGCTGATATCCAAGCGATGATAGTAAGGCAGCCGGCCACCGTTGACATCGTCGTACTGGATACCAAGTTCACCGTTTTCGGTAGTGTAATCGGTGTTAATTCCATCCTGGAAAGTAAGTTTTTCATAAAAGCCCTGTGTTCTAGTAAACGGGAATCCAGAGCCGAAATTCCATCGCGCATTCGCCTCCCAGTCACCGGATGAACCAAATGTATAGCTGGCAACAAGATTTACATTATGCCTTCTGTCATAATGAGGGTAATATTCAATTTGCCCATCATACATCTTTACCCATGCCAGGGAGTATGCAGCCCAAAAATAAAGATAGTTCCTGTCGTACTTGAAAGAGATCTCCACACCCTCAGCATGTCCGTTTTCAATAATGAAGTCTTTTCTGAGATAATAGGGTTTATCCTGATTTTCTCCGTTATCATCATATATTTTATTGCGGTTGATATTGGTGAGCTGGGAAAAATTTTTATAATATCCTTCAAGATTAAAAGTGGCGTATTCCATGAGGTCATATTCAAGACCCAGAATGATATGTTCAGCTTTTTGAAGCTTATGTTTCACTTTTTTCCCGTCGAATTCTTCCTGGAGGTTATCCGGTCCGGAAACAAAACCATAAAAAAGGTTCACTACATCGCGGTCGGAACGGGCACTGATGAGGTTCTGCGAATAAAGTCCGCCGGCAAGTTTGAAACGTAATTTATCAGTGGCATTATATTTTAATGCCAGACGGGGTTCCGGCGAAATATTTCCCAGAGAGGCATACCATTGTAATCTGAAGCTGGGCTCGATGAGGAATTTTCCTTTGACCATTTTATATTTTACATATCCGCCGAGCTCCGTTGTATTCTCTTTTTGTTCTATTTTCCGGTTAAGGGAATTGGTATAGTCGAATGAGGTTTCATAACCAAGTAGTTCGACGCCATATTTAACGACATCTTTACCAAGAAAATAGGTGAAATCAAGCCCGACATCAAAGCCGTTGATCTGGCTGGAACGGGTGGGTGTAGATACTTCATCAAGGGTGATCTTATAATTTGAATAATCAATATGACCTTCCATGAGTGCAGGTGACTTTCCTGGTATGACCACGAAATTAACACCACCACCGACAGAATTCCAGTTAAAATCAGATAAGGCCCGGTAGTTATTTACTACATCACTGTAATAGAATCCATAGAAGTTGGCTTTGCTGCCGTTGGAGCCGTTAAGGGACAATTTTCCATAAAGGTCCATATAATTGAAAGGAAGCCCGGCAGTATCAATATATTGATATAAGGCCTTGGAGCTTTGTTCCAGGTATGAGTTTTTAGCTGACAGAATGAATGAAGAGGTACCTCCACCCGTATCGTTTTCTTTCTTAAGTGGTCCTTCGAGTTGAAGTTCTGCTCCAAATGTACTAATACCGGCTCTTCCTGAGAGACGTCTTTTATTTCCATCGCGCGTCGTAATATTCATCACCGATGAAATCCTGCCACCAAATTCCGCTCCGAATCCCCCTGTATAAATCTCGACATTACGGATGATCTCTGTGTCAAATACTGAAAAAAGCCCGATTGAATGAAATGGATTGTAAATCGTCATACCATCCAGTAACACTTTATTCTGAACTGGGGAACCTCCCCTGATGTACAGCTGTCCTCCCTGATCGCCTGTAAAAATCACACCCGGCAGTACCTGAAGATATTGGGCCAGGTCAGGCTGGCCGCCAATTGAAGGTATCTGCTGGATTTGCTTTGGAGTTATCTTGATCACTGACGTTCTTGTTTCCATCCTGGCTTCTTCCCTGGTGCCGGATATATTGACTTCTTTCAAGAGAACAGAGGATTGAGAGAGATAAAGCTTTTTTGTGATCACATCATTTGCGTTGACAGTCAGCGGCATACTCAATGTATCGTAACCAAGATAAGTGACCATCAGCAGATAATCTCCGGGCGGAACTTGTGCTATGGCAAAAAATCCATTCACATCAGTTGCGGCTCCCAATGAGGTACGGTATAGATAAACATTCGTAAAGATGATAGGCTCTCCTGTTTCTTTTTCATAAATAAATCCCCGGATTGTAGCGTTCTGGGCCAATGAATGGTTTATCGAAAATATCAGAATAAACAGGATCCAAATGTGGCAAGTGTTAGGAACGATCTTATTAATGTTCATGATTTCTGCTTAATGACTGCTGATTGGGATGCTTAAAATCTTTTTTCAAAAGTTCAACAAAACTATAAAAAATATTACTTCCAGAATCTAAAATATTAAAAGTGAATTATACAGTCTATAATCTGAAACTGGAAGGCTGCATCCCAGGGCCACAAGTCAGACCACCTATATGAACATTGCTGCCTTAATACTATTTTAATACTTTAAAGTACAATTGCTTAACAAATCTAGAAAGATAAATATATTAATAGTTAAAACAATTTTATATTTGTCGTGTTATTCAGGAAAGATATGTTTTTGTGAAACAAGACAGGAGCAGAATGTCAACAGAATATCAGGTTTACGAATAATATGATTCAAATATCTCTGCTTTGAATAATTATATGATAAAAGGTAAAAAAATCATTCTAAAAGGTGGAAAGCTGATGGTGCCTGATACGCCCATCATACCTTTTATAAAAGGCGACGGGACGGGAGCTGATATCTGGGTTGCATCACAACGGGTTTTCGATGCGGCTGTTGAAAAAGCATATAAAAGGAAACGGCAGATTGTATGGAAAGAGGTTTTTACCGGAGAGAATTCCTTTAACAGGACGGGTGAATGGTTACCGATTGAAACACTTGATACATTCAGGAAATATCTGGTCGGAATAAAAGGGCCATTGACAACGCCTGTCGGCGGAGGCATACGTTCGTTAAATGTCGCTCTGCGTCAGGAACTTGATCTGTATACATGCCTACGGCCTGTGAAATATATTCCAGGAGTACCCTCACCGGTATATCACCCGGAATATGTGGATATGGTTATTTTCCGTGAAAACACCGAAGATATTTATTCAGGTATCGAATGGCAAGCCGGCACGGCCGAAGTTAAAAAAGTGATTGATTTTATAATCCATGAAATGGGAATAAATAAAATACGGTTTCCTGAGACATCCGGAATAGGTATCAAATCCATTTCTCGTGAAGGTACAGACCGGCTGGTCAGAGCTGCCATCATTTTTTCCCTGAATGAAAAGCGGCGGTCATTATCACTTGTACACAAAGGCAATATCATGAAATTCACTGAAGGAGCCTTTAAAAACTGGGGTTACGAGCTTGCCAAAGCTGAATTCAGAAATGAAATCGTAACAGAGAGGGAAAGCTGGATAATAGGCAATAAAGATGCATATCCAGAAATAACATCAGAAGAAAATGCCAGAAAAATCGACCCGGGGTATGATATGATGACCGATGAGCAACAGAAGGAAATAAGGGATGAAATCGCAGCTGCTCTCAAACTCTTACCAACTCATGGAAATGGCGGCTGGAGAAATATGTTGCTGATAAAAGATACCATTGCGGACATTACATTACAACAGGTTCTCACCAGAGCAAAAGAGTTTGACGTTATCGCCACCATGAACCTCAATGGTGATTATTTATCGGATGCGCTGGCTGCACAGATAGGCGGAATCGGTATTGCCCCGGGAGCCAATATAAACTATGAAACCGGACATGCTATCTTTGAAGCCACGCACGGAACAGCACCCAAATATGCCAACCTGGATAAAGTCAATCCCGGTTCTGTCATATTATCCGGTGGTATGATGTTCAAATACATGGGATGGCATGAAGCTGATGAACTGATTTGGAAAGGATTGGTAAAAACTATCTCTCAAAAAAAGGTGACGTATGATTATCACCGGCTTATGAATGATGCCACTCTTTTAAAATGTTCTGAATTTGGTTCGGCAATCATTGAAAACATGTGAAATCCTACTGTGAAATCATTAATTATTAATTATCAAATCTTTATCTTATGTCAATTCTAAAGGAAAGGCTTCGGCAGAAAATATATGAGTGGAGACCACGCATCTCCAAACTGATGGAAGAATACGGCGATGTGGAAGTGGATAAAGTTACAATCGGACAAATTCTTGGCGGAATGCGAGGAATTAATTCAATCCAATCCTAACCTTGATTTTGGTGGCAATTTTGCCCACATGATGGGCATTAAGAAGCCATACGATGACGTTTCACGGCTCAACTTCATCCTTCACAGCGATCATGAAAGCGGTAATGTCAGCGCTCATACAGGTCATCTGGTTGCCAGTGCACTTTCTGATTTATACCTGGCAATTCCTGCTATGATCAATGGGCTGGCAGGGCCGTTGCATGGGCTGGCAAATCAGGAAGTATTGCGTTTTCTTCTGGATATTAAAGATAAAATGAATGATCATTTCCCATCAGAAGATGAAATGAAACAATTCGTCTGGGATCTGCTGAATTCAGGACGTGTCATGCCGGGATATGGTCATGCAGTCCTCAGAAAAATCGACCCGCGTTTTTTACTGCAACGCGATTTCAGCTTAAAGCATTTTCCTGACGATCCATTATTTAAATATATCGACTTTTTATATAAAGTTGTTCCACCCATATTAATGGAACATGGAAAGGCAAAGAATCCCTGGCCCAATGTCGATGCTCATTCCGGTCTGCTTCAATGGCATTATGGAATCACGGAATTTGATTTTTATACTGTACTTTTTGGTATCGGCCGTTCATTGGGTATCGGTGCTAATGTGATCTGGGATCGTGCTCTCATGTATCCGATCGAACGTCCCAAGTCCATTACTACCGATATGCTTGAGGAAATTGTCGAAAAGAGCCGGAAAAAGCAACTGGTGAATTAATACCGGTCACATAGAGTACTGGGATTTCAAATCTCCTCCAAGCTATAATTGTTTTGCATATTCAATGATTTCAGGAAAAAACAATCTGAACTCCTCAGTAAAAAGTGAATAATCACGCAGGAGATCGATTACGGCGTTTTCCATGTTTGATTTGAATGGTGTCCGCATGGCCATGCCTTCCAGACTTCTTTGTAAAAAATCAAAATGGGCATACGATGCAAGCCAGTTTGACTGGATCATAAATGGCAACAGCCGTTTTGTTTTTGGAGGAAGGGTGAGGAAATATTTCAACAGTAATTTATAGTTCCTTACTGTGAAATCATGGATGTCCTCATGTGAATAATCTCTC
The nucleotide sequence above comes from Bacteroidota bacterium. Encoded proteins:
- the rsgA gene encoding ribosome small subunit-dependent GTPase A, translated to MKGIVIKSTGSWYAIRQEDGTRINCRLKGQFRIRDIKTTNPISVGDRVEYEYSPGESIGMISGIYERQNYIIRKSKKLSKVSHIIASNIDQAFLIATLAMPRTSTGFIDRFLVTAEAYHIPASIVFNKIDLYDDKLWTIHNYLKHIYSSVGYGVYEVSALHGDGIIPLVTSMKDRSSLFAGHSGVGKTALINAIEPALDLKTREISSYHHKGMHTTTFAEMYELSAGGFIIDTPGIKEFGLIDFRKVEVAERFPEMRALMHGCQFHNCTHVHEPKCAVIKALKEGTIDPARYKSYLSILNDEWDETDTDFS
- the dtd gene encoding D-aminoacyl-tRNA deacylase, which produces MRAVIQRVTEAHVEVNGEVTGRISNGLLVLLGIEESDNEEDIEWLAGKIVRLRIFADHQGVMNIPITETGGDILLVSQFTLHASTKKGNRPSYIRSAKPEIAIPLYEKVKQRIEELLGSQVQTGIFGAYMKVHLVNDGPVTIWMDTKSRE
- a CDS encoding TonB-dependent receptor, coding for MNINKIVPNTCHIWILFILIFSINHSLAQNATIRGFIYEKETGEPIIFTNVYLYRTSLGAATDVNGFFAIAQVPPGDYLLMVTYLGYDTLSMPLTVNANDVITKKLYLSQSSVLLKEVNISGTREEARMETRTSVIKITPKQIQQIPSIGGQPDLAQYLQVLPGVIFTGDQGGQLYIRGGSPVQNKVLLDGMTIYNPFHSIGLFSVFDTEIIRNVEIYTGGFGAEFGGRISSVMNITTRDGNKRRLSGRAGISTFGAELQLEGPLKKENDTGGGTSSFILSAKNSYLEQSSKALYQYIDTAGLPFNYMDLYGKLSLNGSNGSKANFYGFYYSDVVNNYRALSDFNWNSVGGGVNFVVIPGKSPALMEGHIDYSNYKITLDEVSTPTRSSQINGFDVGLDFTYFLGKDVVKYGVELLGYETSFDYTNSLNRKIEQKENTTELGGYVKYKMVKGKFLIEPSFRLQWYASLGNISPEPRLALKYNATDKLRFKLAGGLYSQNLISARSDRDVVNLFYGFVSGPDNLQEEFDGKKVKHKLQKAEHIILGLEYDLMEYATFNLEGYYKNFSQLTNINRNKIYDDNGENQDKPYYLRKDFIIENGHAEGVEISFKYDRNYLYFWAAYSLAWVKMYDGQIEYYPHYDRRHNVNLVASYTFGSSGDWEANARWNFGSGFPFTRTQGFYEKLTFQDGINTDYTTENGELGIQYDDVNGGRLPYYHRLDISLLRRFHFGRYARLEATVGVTNLYNRNNVFYIDRITGERVDQLPFMPSAGMRFFF
- the icd gene encoding NADP-dependent isocitrate dehydrogenase, coding for MIKGKKIILKGGKLMVPDTPIIPFIKGDGTGADIWVASQRVFDAAVEKAYKRKRQIVWKEVFTGENSFNRTGEWLPIETLDTFRKYLVGIKGPLTTPVGGGIRSLNVALRQELDLYTCLRPVKYIPGVPSPVYHPEYVDMVIFRENTEDIYSGIEWQAGTAEVKKVIDFIIHEMGINKIRFPETSGIGIKSISREGTDRLVRAAIIFSLNEKRRSLSLVHKGNIMKFTEGAFKNWGYELAKAEFRNEIVTERESWIIGNKDAYPEITSEENARKIDPGYDMMTDEQQKEIRDEIAAALKLLPTHGNGGWRNMLLIKDTIADITLQQVLTRAKEFDVIATMNLNGDYLSDALAAQIGGIGIAPGANINYETGHAIFEATHGTAPKYANLDKVNPGSVILSGGMMFKYMGWHEADELIWKGLVKTISQKKVTYDYHRLMNDATLLKCSEFGSAIIENM
- a CDS encoding ACP phosphodiesterase → MNFLAHTYLAWSSGNDEEFIIGSFIADHVKGNGTRRFRPGFMKGIVFHRNIDMYTDQHPQFIRSKSRLIGQYHKYSGVITDMFYDHLLAANWRDYSHEDIHDFTVRNYKLLLKYFLTLPPKTKRLLPFMIQSNWLASYAHFDFLQRSLEGMAMRTPFKSNMENAVIDLLRDYSLFTEEFRLFFPEIIEYAKQL